A stretch of DNA from bacterium:
GCTCGAGAAGGCGCACATCCTGGCCGTGCTCGAGAAGACGGGCGGCGCCCGCAAGCAGACCTCCGAGGTCCTCGGCATCAACGCCTCGACCCTGTACCGCAAGCTGAAGAAGTACGGCCTGCAGGGCGACGAGAACGAGGACGAGGGCGACGACGAGATGCAGCCGGAAGTGCCCGGGGCCGAACTGCTCGACGCGGTCGAGTCGGCCATCCGGGAAAGCGGCGGCGAGTCCGACCGCGGCACCGCGGTCGAGGAGTTCGCCGACGGCGTTGCCGAGACCGTGGCCGCCGAGCGTTAGGCACGGCGGTTGCGAGGGTCGGCAGAAAGCGCCGCCTTCGCAGCCGGGAACGGGCCGGATGGGGCAGATTGCATGGCGATCACCCCCCGCAAACCCTGCCGGGGCCGGCTCAAGTGAATTGTAACTTCTTGAAGCAAATGGAGTTGCTTCGGGGGGCGACAAGGGGAAGCAAATGGCACGGCCATTGCTTCGGAATGCCTGCCGTTGGCAGGAGAACGTGCCGGGCTCGCCCGGCATACAGCACCGAAGGTCTCCGGGGGACCGGGACCGAAGCGAATGGAGACAGATGTGTTGAACCGTAAGGGCTTTACTCTGATCGAGCTGATGATCGTCGTCGTGATCATCGGCATCCTGGCCGCCATCGCGATTCCCAACTTCGTGAGCATGCAGGACCGCGCCAAGGAAGCCAAGGTCAAGGGCGGCGCCCACACGCTGCAGCTGGCCGCTGAGGACTATGCCGTCCGCAACGATGGCATCTACTCGGTGCTCGGCGCCGAGGTCGGCCCCCTGCTGCCCCAGGATCCCAATGGTGGCAACAACCTGCAGAACGCCTTCGCCGGCACCTACACCGAGCCCCAGTGGAACGCTGCTGCGGCCGCGGCCGGCAACATCGGTATCCAGGCTGTCGTGCAGGGCGGTGTGAACGTGGGCTACACGATCACCGGCTTCGGCAAGGACAACACCCAGGGCCCGAACAACGACGGTATCATCCTGACCCTGACCTCCGGTCAGTAGGAGCGATCCGTTCGGATCGAAGGGGCGGACCGTTCTGCGGTGCCGCCCCTTCATCGTCTGGAGACGCCATGGCCATGCCCGCTCCCTTCATCCACGTCTGGCAGGACCGGATCGCGCCCATGCGCGGACGGCTCGCGGCCGGGACCCTGCGCCCGCCCCGCCTGCCCGACCTGATGCTGGGTATCGGGGTGGCCAGCCTGGTCCTGGTCGGTATCGGGGCGCTCGGGGTCCCGGCCTACCACCAGCTGCGGCTGCGGGCCAAGGCGTCGGCCGTCGTGGGCAACGCCATGACGGTGCAGCTGGCCGCCGAGACCTACGCGGCGGCCCACCAGGGGCGGTACGCCGAGGACGCGCTCGACCTGCTGCCCTACCTGCCGCGGGACGCGGCACCGGCCAACCCGTACACCGGACGGGGCCTCGGATTCGACGGGGCGCCGGGGGACCTGACCTATCGCTCGCCGACGCGCGGACGGGACTACGTGATCCAGGCCTGGGCCATGGGGCCCGGGGGACAGCCGCGGCTGGTCCGGACGCTTTCCGGGCGCGCGCCGCGTCCCTCCGATTGACGGACAGGGGGAACGAGGGAGACAGCATGATGAATCGCCAAGGTTTCACGTTGATCGAGCTGATGATCGTCGTGGTCATCATCGGGCTGCTGGCGGCCATCGCCATCCCGCAGTACGCGAACCTGCAGAACCACGCCCGCGAGGCCTCGACCAAGTCCAATGCCCACACGGTGCAGATGGCCCTCGAAGACTATTCGGTGCAGAACGACGGCATCTACTCCGTGGTCGGGGCCGACATCACCCCGCTGCTGCCGGGGCAGGCCCTGCTGGAGAACGTCTACACCGGCAT
This window harbors:
- a CDS encoding type II secretion system protein — its product is MNRKGFTLIELMIVVVIIGILAAIAIPNFVSMQDRAKEAKVKGGAHTLQLAAEDYAVRNDGIYSVLGAEVGPLLPQDPNGGNNLQNAFAGTYTEPQWNAAAAAAGNIGIQAVVQGGVNVGYTITGFGKDNTQGPNNDGIILTLTSGQ